A single Aminobacterium mobile DSM 12262 DNA region contains:
- the xth gene encoding exodeoxyribonuclease III has translation MALFQVATFNVNSVRSRMLVLLQWLQKNRVDVLCLQETKTEDQFFPQEEFKKLGYSLIFKGEKAYNGVALLSRHAIENPQFGFNDGEDPDPITRIVRGTICGIHVINTYVPQGKSIDHPDYQAKHRFFDRLLNLFQREFSPHTPLLWVGDMNVAPTDIDVTSPERKGDHVCFHKDIKNKFEEVKAWGFVDVFRKYHPHVIDFSFFDYRVKNALARNIGWRIDHVLATPPLAVCSVDCYIDREPRSWEKPSDHTPVVGIFELK, from the coding sequence ATGGCACTATTTCAGGTTGCTACCTTTAATGTAAACTCTGTGCGAAGTCGCATGCTTGTCCTTTTGCAATGGCTTCAGAAAAACAGAGTTGATGTTCTTTGTCTTCAAGAGACCAAGACGGAAGATCAATTTTTCCCTCAGGAAGAATTTAAAAAACTCGGTTATTCTCTCATATTTAAAGGAGAGAAGGCCTATAACGGTGTAGCTCTTTTAAGCCGTCATGCAATAGAGAACCCTCAGTTTGGATTTAATGATGGTGAAGATCCTGATCCTATAACGAGGATAGTGCGAGGAACCATATGCGGTATCCATGTTATTAATACGTATGTCCCTCAAGGCAAGAGCATTGATCATCCGGACTATCAGGCGAAACACCGTTTTTTCGATCGTCTCCTCAATCTTTTTCAGAGGGAGTTTTCACCTCATACGCCCCTATTATGGGTTGGAGATATGAATGTAGCTCCTACTGATATAGATGTAACGAGCCCTGAACGAAAAGGAGATCACGTGTGTTTTCACAAAGACATAAAAAATAAGTTTGAAGAAGTGAAAGCCTGGGGGTTTGTGGATGTTTTTCGAAAATATCACCCTCATGTAATAGATTTTTCCTTCTTCGATTATAGGGTAAAAAATGCTTTGGCGAGAAATATTGGGTGGAGAATCGACCATGTTCTCGCGACACCCCCTCTTGCTGTCTGTTCTGTTGACTGCTATATAGACAGAGAGCCGCGAAGTTGGGAAAAACCATCAGATCATACACCTGTTGTCGGTATTTTTGAGCTAAAATAA
- the panB gene encoding 3-methyl-2-oxobutanoate hydroxymethyltransferase → MAKKKGRLDFVKMKQNGEKVAWVTAYDFPTASFVEQAGMDMILVGDSLGMVVLGYEGTIPVTMEDCIRHCQAVRRGAPHTFCVGDMPFMSYQISDENAVLNAGRFLKEADMDAVKLEGGRRVISRIRSIADAGILVMGHIGLTPQSSGQLGGFKAQGRDPESARELIKDALAIQEAGAYALLLEAVPPELTEFIAKRLEIPVYSIGAGIPCDGQLLICGDMLGLFEAFTPKFVKKYANLAAEEIRAFKEYVEDVKTGQFPTDDHVYHILPGKEEEFEAMLKEFE, encoded by the coding sequence ATGGCAAAGAAGAAAGGACGTTTGGATTTTGTAAAAATGAAGCAGAATGGAGAGAAAGTAGCGTGGGTTACGGCTTATGACTTTCCTACCGCATCTTTTGTAGAACAAGCTGGCATGGATATGATTCTTGTAGGGGATTCTCTTGGGATGGTGGTACTAGGCTATGAAGGTACTATCCCTGTCACTATGGAAGACTGCATCCGTCATTGTCAAGCGGTACGCAGGGGAGCTCCTCATACTTTCTGTGTAGGAGATATGCCCTTTATGTCGTACCAGATTTCCGATGAAAACGCTGTCCTCAATGCTGGTCGATTCTTAAAAGAGGCAGATATGGATGCCGTAAAGTTGGAAGGCGGGCGGAGAGTGATCAGCCGTATCCGATCTATCGCTGACGCGGGTATCCTTGTAATGGGGCACATTGGACTCACACCTCAAAGTTCTGGACAGCTTGGCGGATTTAAAGCACAGGGGAGAGATCCGGAGAGTGCTCGAGAGCTCATAAAAGATGCTTTGGCTATTCAAGAGGCGGGTGCCTATGCATTGCTACTTGAGGCAGTTCCTCCAGAGTTGACAGAATTTATAGCTAAAAGACTTGAGATACCAGTATATTCTATAGGAGCAGGAATTCCTTGCGATGGCCAACTACTGATTTGTGGGGATATGTTAGGATTATTTGAGGCTTTTACCCCCAAATTTGTTAAAAAATATGCTAACCTTGCAGCAGAAGAGATTCGAGCTTTTAAAGAATATGTTGAAGATGTGAAGACGGGACAATTTCCTACAGATGATCATGTATATCATATTCTGCCTGGGAAAGAAGAAGAATTTGAAGCCATGCTTAAAGAGTTTGAATAG
- the pyrR gene encoding bifunctional pyr operon transcriptional regulator/uracil phosphoribosyltransferase PyrR encodes MALIEKAVVMTEEDMERILRRIAVEIVERNKGLEDVVLLGIQRRGVYLAGRLRSILKETEGIKVPAGELDITLYRDDITTLQEQPVVHSTSIPVDIAGKKLVLVDDVLYTGRTIRAALDALMDLGRPDRVQLVILVDRGHRELPIQADYVGRSVPTSKNETVEVRVKELDGEDKVMICERNGGME; translated from the coding sequence ATGGCTCTTATCGAGAAAGCAGTGGTTATGACAGAAGAAGATATGGAGCGTATTCTTCGTCGGATCGCCGTAGAAATAGTAGAACGGAATAAAGGTCTTGAAGATGTGGTGCTTCTGGGAATTCAACGTCGGGGAGTGTATCTTGCCGGAAGGCTGCGGTCCATATTGAAGGAGACGGAGGGTATTAAAGTTCCTGCAGGAGAGTTGGATATTACCCTTTATAGAGATGACATTACAACATTGCAGGAGCAGCCTGTTGTTCATAGTACTTCTATTCCAGTAGATATTGCCGGAAAAAAATTAGTACTTGTTGACGATGTCCTTTACACTGGCCGAACCATTCGAGCGGCTTTGGATGCTCTTATGGATCTCGGACGTCCGGATCGGGTACAGCTTGTTATCCTTGTAGATCGCGGACATAGAGAACTCCCTATCCAGGCAGATTATGTCGGACGTTCTGTGCCTACCTCTAAAAACGAGACAGTAGAAGTGCGAGTCAAAGAATTAGATGGAGAAGATAAAGTAATGATTTGTGAAAGAAATGGGGGAATGGAGTGA
- the pyrF gene encoding orotidine-5'-phosphate decarboxylase: MVNPSDRLILALDVDTIEEGLHTASSLKSVLHRIKVGHQLYAKGGLQFLHSLMKMGYKIFLDLKMHDIPNSVRMGVEALAGEGIWALTLHSAGGRAMLEEALEGRDRAGSSMLLLGVTVLTSMNEEMWQEVAPGCPLQEALRARAEVCAEVGISGLVCSPLDLPLINKTSGRKLIKVVPGIRPSKGSDDQVRTATPRGAVSSGANYLVVGRPILRAENRQEAVRAILKEIEGAITCSED; the protein is encoded by the coding sequence ATGGTTAATCCTAGTGATAGACTGATCTTAGCTTTGGATGTAGATACTATTGAAGAAGGCCTACACACAGCCTCTTCCCTCAAAAGTGTTCTACATCGTATAAAAGTGGGGCACCAACTTTATGCCAAAGGTGGGCTTCAGTTTTTACATAGTCTCATGAAGATGGGATATAAAATATTCTTAGATCTGAAAATGCATGATATTCCCAATAGCGTACGGATGGGAGTAGAAGCGTTGGCTGGAGAAGGAATATGGGCTTTGACTCTTCATAGCGCAGGAGGACGTGCCATGCTTGAAGAAGCTTTGGAAGGACGAGATAGAGCGGGCAGTTCCATGTTGCTCTTGGGCGTAACAGTCCTGACGAGTATGAATGAAGAAATGTGGCAGGAAGTAGCTCCGGGTTGCCCATTGCAGGAAGCTTTACGGGCCCGGGCGGAAGTCTGTGCCGAAGTTGGTATTTCTGGCCTTGTCTGTTCTCCTCTGGATCTTCCTCTTATCAATAAAACTTCAGGGCGAAAACTTATAAAAGTAGTGCCAGGAATTCGTCCTTCAAAAGGATCTGATGACCAGGTTCGTACGGCAACCCCACGGGGAGCAGTGTCAAGTGGAGCTAATTATCTAGTTGTAGGGCGCCCCATTCTTCGGGCAGAAAATAGGCAAGAAGCAGTACGTGCTATATTGAAGGAAATAGAGGGGGCAATAACATGCAGCGAGGATTAG
- the pyrE gene encoding orotate phosphoribosyltransferase, which yields MQRGLVQERIQEMMRDSGALLEGHFLLSSGLHSSNYLQCALLLRFPAYAAFAAQEIARLAEKLQPTIVVAPALGGLIIGHEVARALNIPFIFCEREEGKMKLRRFPFPEKAGALVVEDVITTGGSVQEVGNFLVNGGARWLATVCIVNRSGGKHILPHEPLSLWNVSFPVYRPEECPYCAKGIPWQKPGSRK from the coding sequence ATGCAGCGAGGATTAGTGCAAGAACGGATACAAGAAATGATGCGAGATAGTGGAGCGCTTTTAGAAGGACATTTCCTTCTTTCTTCTGGCCTTCATAGCTCTAATTATTTGCAGTGTGCTCTCTTATTGAGATTCCCCGCATACGCTGCTTTTGCTGCCCAGGAAATAGCGCGGCTTGCAGAAAAGCTACAGCCTACCATTGTAGTAGCGCCGGCTTTAGGAGGACTTATTATTGGTCATGAAGTAGCTCGTGCCCTCAATATTCCTTTCATTTTTTGCGAAAGGGAAGAAGGGAAGATGAAACTGCGACGTTTCCCGTTCCCAGAAAAGGCAGGTGCGCTTGTGGTAGAAGATGTAATCACTACTGGTGGTTCTGTGCAGGAGGTAGGAAATTTCCTCGTGAACGGAGGGGCACGATGGCTTGCTACGGTTTGTATAGTTAACAGAAGTGGTGGAAAACATATATTACCCCACGAACCGCTCTCTCTCTGGAATGTCTCTTTCCCTGTATATAGACCGGAGGAGTGTCCTTATTGC
- a CDS encoding dihydroorotase — translation MILLKNAQLFDGKELSEEPMDVLVEGGMVKKIAPSIECKDGIEVIDLQGKVLCPGFIDLHAHFRDPGFEWREDIISGAQAAASGGYTTVVAMPNTDPAIDIPSLVTYVAEKGRQAGAARVLPSACVSHGRKGEIMAEMGLLREAGAVLFTDDGAPVRTSKLLRTALLYSRDVGAVIMEHPEDPSLTEKGQVNEGRVSAVSGLKGFPHSAEYIDIERGIALSRETGAPIHFTHVSTALSFKAIASAKKEGLPVTCDVTPHHVSLDENNVIISRYHSVYKVNPPLRSREDVKAAWEAIADGTVDAIATDHAPWHLNEKDLPFQEASFGIASLECAVAVVLDTWIKMGQPVALNRLLQLFTSGPASILPAEWRKLGILKEGAVADLTVLDLEESKVVDVNTWNSKARLTPWDGEVLTGWPVMTILEGRVWHKGRSHGSD, via the coding sequence TTGATTCTTTTAAAAAACGCTCAGCTTTTTGATGGGAAAGAATTGAGTGAGGAACCAATGGATGTCTTGGTGGAAGGTGGGATGGTAAAGAAAATAGCTCCTTCCATTGAATGTAAGGATGGCATAGAAGTTATAGATCTTCAAGGCAAAGTTCTTTGTCCAGGGTTTATTGACCTCCACGCCCATTTTAGAGACCCAGGTTTTGAGTGGCGAGAAGACATTATAAGTGGTGCTCAAGCTGCAGCGTCTGGTGGATATACAACAGTTGTGGCTATGCCTAATACCGATCCGGCAATAGATATTCCTTCTCTTGTGACTTACGTTGCAGAAAAAGGGAGACAGGCTGGAGCTGCCAGGGTTTTACCCAGCGCTTGTGTGAGCCATGGCAGAAAGGGAGAAATTATGGCTGAAATGGGGCTCCTGCGAGAGGCCGGAGCCGTTCTTTTCACAGATGACGGTGCCCCCGTTCGAACCTCTAAGCTTCTTCGAACAGCTCTTTTATATAGCCGAGATGTAGGGGCCGTGATAATGGAACATCCAGAGGATCCGTCCCTTACAGAGAAAGGGCAAGTGAACGAAGGGCGAGTGTCGGCGGTTAGTGGTTTAAAAGGTTTCCCCCATTCTGCTGAATATATTGACATAGAGAGAGGAATAGCTTTATCACGAGAGACAGGAGCACCTATCCATTTTACCCATGTGAGCACGGCACTTTCTTTCAAAGCTATTGCCAGTGCTAAAAAGGAGGGGCTTCCTGTTACCTGCGATGTTACACCTCACCACGTATCTTTAGACGAAAATAACGTCATTATCAGTCGTTACCACTCTGTTTATAAAGTCAATCCTCCTCTCAGGAGCCGAGAAGATGTAAAAGCAGCTTGGGAAGCCATTGCCGACGGAACTGTAGATGCTATCGCAACAGATCATGCACCATGGCACCTTAATGAAAAAGACCTTCCTTTTCAAGAAGCATCTTTTGGTATCGCTTCTTTAGAGTGTGCAGTAGCAGTTGTTCTTGATACATGGATTAAAATGGGACAACCTGTTGCTTTAAATCGACTTTTACAGCTCTTTACCTCGGGACCGGCATCTATCCTCCCTGCAGAATGGAGAAAGTTGGGCATTCTTAAAGAAGGAGCTGTTGCAGATTTGACTGTTCTGGATCTTGAAGAGTCGAAAGTAGTGGACGTGAATACTTGGAACAGTAAGGCTCGTCTGACCCCTTGGGATGGAGAGGTTCTGACTGGTTGGCCTGTAATGACCATTCTAGAGGGCCGGGTATGGCATAAAGGTCGTAGTCATGGATCGGATTGA
- a CDS encoding dihydroorotate dehydrogenase, which translates to MTWHKLSEEIAGVLLETPVIIASGVWPYDPQLWRRGNLPGVGALCTKAVSCSPRRGNKGIRVWETSCGMLNSIGLQNTGVQDFLAHNLPSIQEGGMPFFVNVVMESIGDTQKTLDALAAKREITCGVELNISCPNVDGDGMAWGLSPESTFQAVAAARKAWPGPLLVKLTPQALDIVAVAKAAEEAGADGLVVANTWLGMAIDVNACRPVFERVFAGFSGPAVFPLALRLVWQVCEAVSLPVVGCGGVTTWQDALSMILAGASAVEIGTSMFVHAETPRRICEGLLKYVNDRNIEHLRDLRGQARREKGEV; encoded by the coding sequence ATGACATGGCATAAATTATCGGAGGAAATAGCGGGTGTTCTTTTGGAAACACCTGTAATCATAGCTTCAGGAGTGTGGCCCTATGACCCTCAACTCTGGCGGAGGGGTAATCTCCCTGGCGTAGGAGCTCTCTGCACAAAGGCAGTTAGCTGTTCACCTCGCAGGGGCAATAAGGGAATTCGGGTATGGGAAACCTCCTGTGGCATGTTGAATAGTATTGGTCTCCAAAACACAGGGGTGCAAGATTTTCTTGCTCATAATCTTCCTTCCATTCAAGAAGGAGGCATGCCTTTTTTTGTAAATGTTGTTATGGAAAGCATAGGGGATACCCAGAAAACCCTTGATGCTTTGGCGGCTAAAAGAGAGATTACTTGTGGGGTGGAACTAAATATTTCTTGCCCCAACGTAGATGGTGATGGTATGGCTTGGGGGTTATCCCCAGAATCTACATTTCAAGCAGTAGCTGCAGCTCGGAAAGCATGGCCCGGTCCTCTGTTAGTTAAATTGACCCCTCAGGCTCTTGATATAGTAGCAGTTGCTAAGGCTGCTGAGGAAGCTGGCGCTGATGGTCTGGTTGTGGCTAATACGTGGTTGGGCATGGCTATTGATGTTAATGCGTGCCGTCCTGTATTTGAAAGAGTTTTTGCTGGTTTTTCAGGGCCAGCTGTTTTCCCTCTTGCTCTCCGTCTTGTGTGGCAAGTATGCGAGGCTGTTTCCTTGCCAGTCGTGGGGTGTGGAGGAGTGACTACATGGCAAGATGCTCTTTCCATGATTCTTGCTGGCGCTAGCGCAGTAGAGATAGGGACGTCTATGTTTGTTCATGCGGAAACACCAAGGCGGATTTGTGAGGGATTGTTGAAGTATGTAAATGATCGCAATATAGAGCATCTTCGGGACCTCCGTGGCCAAGCCCGGCGAGAGAAAGGAGAGGTATAA
- a CDS encoding IclR family transcriptional regulator: protein MKKTKASSSMKTLERALTILQCFSFDRPSLTATEIASLSSIPKSTVHRFLRVFVDYGFIEEGRSPGTFIPGLRLFELGNIVRQSLDVRHCAEPFMQRIANELRITVHLVIRDGNEGIYIEKVEPEGQHIHYSHVGKRIPLYCTAAGKVLLSELPNIFIEEMYSFPLFPYTAKTITTKKVLFEELRRVRDCGWAQDNQELEKGLCCVGLPIRNDRGHIIAALSSSALAVSFTSSRTEELIQALQRASLEVSRRLGFTGADSL, encoded by the coding sequence TTGAAAAAGACAAAAGCCTCTTCTTCGATGAAGACGTTAGAACGTGCTCTTACTATTCTTCAATGTTTTTCTTTTGACCGTCCCTCTTTAACAGCAACTGAGATTGCCTCTTTGTCGTCTATTCCCAAATCCACTGTTCATCGCTTTTTGAGAGTATTTGTAGACTATGGTTTTATCGAGGAAGGAAGAAGTCCAGGAACATTTATTCCAGGGCTAAGGCTTTTTGAGCTAGGTAACATAGTTCGTCAATCGCTAGATGTTCGTCATTGTGCAGAACCTTTTATGCAACGTATAGCCAATGAATTGAGAATCACGGTTCATCTCGTTATCCGGGATGGGAACGAGGGTATTTACATTGAAAAGGTGGAACCGGAAGGGCAACATATCCATTACTCCCATGTGGGGAAAAGAATTCCTCTTTACTGCACTGCCGCTGGAAAAGTGCTATTGTCAGAACTTCCTAATATTTTTATCGAAGAAATGTACTCTTTTCCTCTTTTTCCCTATACAGCTAAAACTATTACAACTAAAAAGGTCCTTTTTGAAGAATTGCGGCGAGTTCGGGATTGTGGTTGGGCGCAGGACAATCAGGAACTGGAGAAAGGTCTCTGTTGTGTGGGGCTCCCAATCCGAAATGATAGAGGTCATATTATTGCTGCATTAAGCTCTTCGGCGTTGGCTGTATCTTTTACCTCCTCTCGTACAGAGGAATTGATACAGGCTTTGCAGAGAGCCTCTTTGGAGGTGTCGAGGCGACTGGGTTTTACAGGCGCTGATTCATTATAG
- a CDS encoding pyridoxal phosphate-dependent aminotransferase gives MRFSERIYAMQASPIRKLAPYGLEAKARGKKVYHLNIGQPDIKTPPSFFEAIRHFDEDVLAYGPSEGNPKLIEAIIEYYKDYHIDLEKGNILITAGASEAIVFAFTALCDPGDEILIPEPFYANYNPFAEWVSARIVPITTKAEEGFRLPPTETIEKKITPRTRAIVMCHPGNPTGMVYSREDMERIGHLALKHDFYIVADEVYREFVYDGLQYVSFGNLEDVEDRVLIMDSVSKRYSACGARIGCIVSKNKDLMGQIVKLCQSRTSAPTIDQVGAVALYGTSPSYLQEVNREYQKRRDIMYQALKCMPGVICEKPKGAFYMMVKLPVDDAEKFIIWMLKNFDGNGETVMAAPGEGFYATPGLGQDEIRLAYVLEEKELVRAMEVLKAGLEVYPGRIEAIKA, from the coding sequence ATGAGATTCTCTGAACGTATCTATGCTATGCAAGCTTCCCCCATTCGTAAATTAGCTCCCTACGGGCTTGAAGCGAAAGCGCGAGGGAAAAAAGTATATCATTTAAATATTGGACAGCCTGATATAAAAACTCCTCCCTCTTTCTTTGAAGCCATACGCCATTTTGATGAGGATGTATTGGCTTATGGCCCCTCCGAGGGGAATCCCAAACTGATCGAAGCGATTATAGAGTACTACAAGGACTATCACATAGATCTTGAGAAAGGAAATATTCTCATTACAGCTGGGGCCAGCGAGGCTATAGTCTTCGCATTTACAGCTCTTTGCGATCCTGGTGATGAGATCCTTATTCCAGAACCTTTTTACGCAAACTATAATCCTTTTGCTGAGTGGGTCAGCGCTCGAATTGTTCCTATTACAACTAAAGCCGAAGAGGGGTTCCGGCTCCCTCCGACAGAGACTATAGAGAAGAAAATTACCCCCCGTACGCGGGCCATCGTAATGTGCCATCCAGGCAATCCGACAGGTATGGTCTATTCAAGAGAGGATATGGAGCGTATAGGGCATTTGGCCCTTAAACATGATTTTTATATTGTTGCCGACGAAGTATATCGGGAATTTGTTTATGATGGTCTTCAATATGTGAGTTTTGGAAATCTAGAGGATGTAGAAGATCGAGTTCTCATTATGGACTCTGTTTCTAAGCGATACAGTGCTTGTGGTGCCCGTATAGGATGTATAGTGAGCAAGAACAAGGACCTTATGGGACAGATAGTAAAATTGTGTCAGAGTCGGACGAGTGCGCCTACTATAGATCAGGTGGGAGCTGTTGCTCTATATGGAACGTCGCCTTCATATCTTCAAGAGGTCAACAGGGAATATCAGAAACGAAGAGATATTATGTATCAAGCCCTAAAGTGTATGCCAGGGGTTATTTGCGAAAAGCCCAAGGGCGCTTTTTATATGATGGTTAAGTTGCCGGTGGATGATGCAGAAAAATTTATTATCTGGATGCTAAAAAATTTTGATGGCAATGGAGAAACAGTTATGGCAGCTCCTGGGGAAGGGTTTTATGCTACACCGGGCCTGGGACAAGATGAGATCCGTCTTGCCTATGTACTTGAAGAAAAGGAATTGGTCCGAGCGATGGAGGTGTTAAAAGCGGGTCTTGAAGTCTATCCAGGACGTATAGAAGCTATAAAAGCGTAA
- a CDS encoding aspartate carbamoyltransferase catalytic subunit, with amino-acid sequence MQWRHQHLISLEDWSREELEFFLEQADYMEELMNRPIKKVPALRGKLIVNFFFENSTRTRVSFELAEKMLSADVVNWSASGSSVSKGETMRDTAWTLEAMGADAVVMRHSAVGAADYLSRKLRKASVFNAGDGTNGHPTQALLDLHAARQRFGKLEGRKMTIVGDVLHSRVARSDIQAFGKMGVHVVLSGPRTLMPLFYQDLGVDYEPDPRKAIAGSDMVYLLRIQKERQEEGLIPSIDEYHRRYGATETRVSLAKPEAIVMHPGPINREVEIASSVADGENSVILKQVRSGVAVRMALLYLCLGGARN; translated from the coding sequence ATGCAGTGGAGACATCAGCATCTCATCTCTCTGGAAGATTGGAGCAGAGAAGAGCTGGAGTTCTTTCTTGAACAGGCAGATTATATGGAAGAACTTATGAATCGACCGATAAAGAAGGTCCCAGCATTGCGTGGCAAGCTGATCGTAAACTTCTTTTTTGAAAACTCTACACGGACGAGAGTTTCTTTTGAACTGGCCGAAAAGATGCTTTCAGCAGATGTTGTGAACTGGTCGGCATCTGGTTCAAGTGTAAGCAAAGGCGAGACAATGAGAGATACAGCTTGGACACTGGAAGCTATGGGAGCCGATGCTGTTGTAATGCGCCACTCTGCTGTAGGTGCTGCAGACTACTTATCACGAAAACTAAGGAAAGCATCGGTTTTTAATGCTGGAGATGGCACAAATGGTCATCCGACCCAGGCCCTTCTCGATCTCCATGCAGCGAGACAGCGTTTCGGTAAGCTTGAAGGACGAAAGATGACCATTGTAGGTGATGTTTTACACAGCCGAGTAGCGCGAAGTGATATCCAGGCCTTTGGGAAAATGGGAGTACATGTAGTCCTTTCAGGGCCGCGGACTCTCATGCCTCTTTTTTATCAAGATTTAGGGGTCGACTATGAGCCTGATCCCCGCAAAGCTATTGCTGGTTCAGATATGGTGTATCTTCTCAGAATACAAAAAGAGCGCCAAGAGGAAGGGCTTATCCCTTCCATAGACGAATATCATAGACGGTATGGAGCTACGGAGACACGCGTCTCTCTGGCAAAACCTGAGGCTATAGTGATGCACCCAGGTCCCATCAATAGAGAGGTAGAAATTGCTTCTTCCGTTGCCGATGGAGAGAACAGCGTTATTTTAAAACAGGTAAGAAGCGGAGTAGCTGTACGAATGGCATTACTTTACCTTTGCTTGGGAGGTGCTCGTAATTGA